From Zingiber officinale cultivar Zhangliang chromosome 5B, Zo_v1.1, whole genome shotgun sequence, the proteins below share one genomic window:
- the LOC121986016 gene encoding nicotianamine aminotransferase 1-like, with the protein MAPTSQIRISSNQFPQEPIASDAGADIGAAAQKANGPLAARCNPILSESKTSIRGVVAQLLAVARQTENNKPLISLGVGDASAFSCFKKGKRFADSLVAIVSAATFDCYPPSYGFPFARRAVAGHLSKGVKHGIREDDVYMMVGGTQAIQICLTVLASPGSNLLLPRPGFPPYEAICEIVGIEPRFYDLTPHRGWELDLSQIRSLADANTAGLVIINPNNPCGAVYSHAHLQQIAETAGDLGIPVIADEIYENMVFGGSKFVRMASFAHSTPVITIGALSKRWMLPGWRLGWLAFCDPYGTIKQIKVATEMLMNVTAGPVSMIQAAVPNILSDAHEDFHSQVLQVLESSLDALYTKIEQIKPLRCHSKPQGSMFMMVEINTTLLFGIENDMDFATELMREESVLVLPGSVIGMKNWIRIFFGIPADILKEASDRIQTFCSRRQITIKSL; encoded by the exons ATGGCGCCCACGTCCCAGATTCGCATCTCGAGCAACCAGTTTCCGCAGGAACCTATCGCATCCGATGCCGGCGCCGATATCGGGGCAGCCGCCCAGAAGGCGAACGGCCCCCTGGCGGCCAGGTGCAACCCGATCCTGTCGGAGAGCAAGACGTCGATACGGGGCGTGGTGGCGCAGCTGCTAGCGGTGGCCCGCCAGACGGAGAACAACAAGCCGCTGATATCGCTCGGCGTCGGCGACGCCTCGGCCTTCTCCTGCTTCAAGAAGGGCAAGCGCTTCGCCGACTCCCTCGTCGCCATCGTCTCCGCCGCCACTTTCGATTGCTACCCCCCTTCCTACGGATTTCCCTTCGCCCGCAG AGCAGTCGCAGGGCACCTGTCGAAGGGAGTGAAGCATGGAATCCGAGAGGACGATGTGTACATGATGGTGGGCGGAACGCAGGCCATCCAGATCTGTCTGACGGTGCTGGCAAGCCCAGGTTCCAACCTGCTCCTCCCTCGCCCGGGCTTCCCTCCTTACGAGGCCATCTGCGAGATCGTAGGCATCGAACCCAGGTTCTACGACCTGACACCCCACCGCGGCTGGGAGCTCGACCTCTCACAAATCCGCTCCCTGGCCGACGCCAACACTGCCGGATTAGTCATCATCAACCCCAACAACCCCTGCGGTGCCGTCTACTCGCATGCCCATCTCCAACAG ATTGCGGAAACTGCAGGAGACTTGGGCATTCCTGTTATCGCAGACGAGATATATGAGAATATGGTTTTTGGTGGAAGCAAATTTGTCCGAATGGCGTCCTTCGCACACTCGACGCCGGTCATCACAATCGGAGCCTTGTCCAAGCGCTGGATGCTCCCGGGTTGGCGTCTCGGATGGCTGGCCTTTTGTGATCCTTATGGGACTATAAAACAG ATAAAGGTGGCAACAGAGATGCTTATGAATGTCACTGCAGGACCAGTATCAATGATTCAG GCAGCGGTTCCCAATATTCTATCTGATGCTCATGAAGATTTCCATTCCCAAGTCCTGCAAGTGTTAGAATCCTCACTAGATGCTCTGTATACAAAGATTGAGCAAATCAAGCCACTGCGATGCCACTCCAAACCTCAAGGTTCAATGTTCATGATG GTTGAGATTAATACTACACTTCTGTTTGGAATTGAAAATGATATGGATTTTGCGACAGAGTTGATGAGAGAAGAATCAGTGCTAGTTCTACCAG GCTCAGTAATAGGCATGAAAAACTGGATACGAATATTCTTTGGAATTCCTGCTGATATACTGAAAGAGGCAAGTGATAGAATTCAAACATTCTGCAGCAGAAGACAAATTACAATCAAAAGCCTGTAA